One Belonocnema kinseyi isolate 2016_QV_RU_SX_M_011 chromosome 6, B_treatae_v1, whole genome shotgun sequence genomic region harbors:
- the LOC117175709 gene encoding uncharacterized protein LOC117175709, producing MLKMKHVMSFFAPELIFCLKCIIYSHAIDVPDHIATHLNGNLSSYRDAMNWLYKYENHSCNSENVTQIMPEGKEKYLMFHIEYTEFRDEFVSKMINAAKSDMIYAIYKSCLLDANYLKHTVKTVLVYKLAYIRECHPEILFEGENEEFMKATVQIITNELCSKITYQTIYSSDEECQKNVQPEEIKKCEIFIQKKNRRKYTNHMTGFLIYALNDYFPSSTCSDIIKRRNCYVDLVKNCKFSTQFAAYNLWSLSRNDPLCTTELRESIGEETRS from the exons GTCTGAAATGCATCATTTATTCTCATGCTATCGATGTACCTG ATCATATCGCCACGCACTTAAATGGAAATCTAAGTTCATATCGAGATGCAATGAACTGGCTTTATAAATACGAAAATCACTCTTGTAATTCAGAAAATGTGACACAAATTATGCCCGAAGGCAAAGAAAAATACTTGATGTTTCACATTGAATATACAGAATTTAGAgatgaatttgtatctaaaatgataaatgcaGCCAAATCTGACATGATTTATGCAATCTATAAATCATGTTTGCTGGATGCTAATTATCTGAAACATACAGTTAAGACTGTACTTGTATATAAACTTGCATACATTAGGGAATGTCATCCAGAAATTTTATTTGAGGgagaaaatgaagaatttatgAAAGCCACAGTGCAAATAATAACGAATGAACTATGCAGCAAAATAACGTATC AGACGATTTACAGTTCTGATGAAGAATGCCAGAAAAATGTTCAAcctgaggaaattaaaaaatgcgaaattttcattcaaaagaaaaaCAGAAGAAAGTATACTAATCACATGACTGGATTTCTTATTTATGCACTAAATGATTATTTTCCATCCTCAACTTGCAG TGACATCATCAAAAGACGAAATTGTTACGTTGATTTGGTCAAGAATTGCAAATTTTCGACTCAATTTGCAGCCTACAATTTGTGGAGTCTTTCAAGAAACGACCCTCTGTGTACGACTGAACTTCGAGAATCGATTGGAGAAGAAACTCGTTCATAA